A DNA window from Plodia interpunctella isolate USDA-ARS_2022_Savannah chromosome 12, ilPloInte3.2, whole genome shotgun sequence contains the following coding sequences:
- the LOC128674399 gene encoding uncharacterized protein LOC128674399 has protein sequence MGVTFLQANLNHSARAQDLLLQSMAEWDLDVAVVAEPYAVPSLPHWAGDLDGLVAIVARPGAAPPLAIKKRGNGFVVAVRGEYAIIGVYFSPNRDLPALERFLDALGPEIRRLAPLKVFVAGDFNAKSTAWGNPATEPKGRKVEEWALAAGLSLLNRGTAHTCVRRTGGSVVDLTFATPSAARSVSDWRVDGGVETLSDHLYIRFEVSAAPQCQAASSSRVRSRFPRWALTRLDRELAEEAAIVGRWSLPPLDGMGVDDAADRLGDAFTAVCRAAMPSVGRAPPRRAVYWWSAEIAALRVACNAARRAYSRSRRRSPRDEERDGQLYTV, from the coding sequence ATGGGGGTCACCTTCCTCCAGGCCAACCTCAACCACTCCGCTAGGGCGCAGGATCTCCTCCTGCAATCCATGGCGGAGTGGGATTTGGATGTCGCGGTGGTCGCGGAGCCGTACGCGGTTCCCTCCCTGCCTCACTGGGCGGGGGATCTGGATGGCCTCGTGGCCATCGTGGCTAGGCCTGGTGCCGCCCCTCCCCTCGCGATTAAGAAGAGAGGGAACGGCTTTGTGgtggcggttcggggagagtacgccataattggtgtttacttctccccgaaccgggatTTGCCGGCCCTGGAGCGGTTCTTGGATGCCCTGGGGCCGGAAATAAGGCGGTTAGCGCCCCTAAAGGTCTTCGTGGCCGGtgacttcaacgccaaatcaacggcgtgggggaacccggccacggagcccaaggggcgaaaggtggaagagtgggcgctggccgcggggctgtctctcctaaacagggggacagcccacacgtgcgtgcgacggacgggcggatcggtggtggacttgacgttcgccaccccctccgccgcgcgctccgtgtcggactggagggtggacgggggggtggagacactctcggaccacttgtatattcggttcgaggtgtcggccgccccccaatgtcaggcggcatcatcgtcccgggtgcgcagccggttcccgcgctgggcccttacgcggcttgaccgggagctggcggaagaggcggccatcgtcggccgctggagcctcccgcctctagacggaatgggggtggacgacgcggctgaccgtctcggcgacgctttcacagcggtgtgccgggcggccatgccaagcgtaggtcgagccccccctaggcgggcggtctattggtggtcggcggagattgccgcccttcgcgtcgcctgcaacgcggcccgaagggcctatagtcgaagcaggcggcgcagtccccgggacgaggagagggatggtcagctgtatacggtg